GTCACCAAGGCTGTGGGATTTGTGCCACGTGGGGAGAGCCAGGCCCAGCACTTGGCAGTGGTGTACATCGCAACCGCCGACAACCCCACCTACCTGGGACCGGCCAGTGCCGAGGAGATCGCTGCTCAGATTGCCATTTGCCAAGGCAAATCCGGCCACAACATGGAGTACCTGCTCCGCCTGGCGCAGTTCATGAGGCGGCAGTGCCCAGAGGTGGAGGATACCCACCTCTTCTCCATTGAGGCTTGCACCCTTGCTCTAGTGCCCTACCTCCTGGGCACTGAGCAGTCCTGTGACCCTCCAGGCAGGGCAGTGCAGCTGTGAAATGCTGCCCTACCCTCCCCACTGCGTCAAAATGTCAATTCCTCCATTGTCTGCAGTAGCTGTGTTTGGTGTACGTGTGCATTGATGGAACGGTCTGGATTGTATTATGACGTGAACTGCTGTTTAGTCACACGAAACACTAAAAAGTGGTGTTAAAGTGCACGTTCTTGATGCTTTATATGCAACAGTTGTGGAGTTCATAAATGGTGTTTCATGGCATCAGCATGTGCACGCATCTATTTGTGGAAATAAAGTGTGCTTTACTGAACATGCtgcttttgtcctttttttttttttgtatattagtATGAAACTCAATGTCTGCTGGAAATTGTTTCACATGTGGACAACGTTGAACTGATTACAACACTAGACCATGTTTGTGAAATCTGTGTAGGTGCACAGCATTGCTACCAATACATCTTGTATTGAGTAGGCCAGTTTAGAAGTGTTATGCAATCTTAATTTCAGTTAAACAGAAATCAATACACTTGCTCAATTGAAGAACCACTTTATATACATAATCAatcaaaaaacaatatttacagaggcaaagggaaaaaagtattaaacCACATCTTATAGCTGCTGGTGGCTCATACccttaattatgctttttaatgtAGTTGACTTTCCAGTTTTGCTCATTGAAGACCTAAACCACATGTCTGTCAAACTGTATTTCACAAAATTGTTTAAAGCAAGTGATTTTCTCCAGGTATTAACCATTGACAAGT
Above is a genomic segment from Scleropages formosus chromosome 5, fSclFor1.1, whole genome shotgun sequence containing:
- the LOC108930795 gene encoding glutathione-specific gamma-glutamylcyclotransferase 1-like, which produces MKPQDILSEKNSLWIFGYGSLVWKPDFKFKRRKVGFIQGYKRRFWHGDNFHRGNDEMPGRVVTLVEDDDACTWGVAYEVTGSLIEESLKYLHVREAVLGGYVTKAVGFVPRGESQAQHLAVVYIATADNPTYLGPASAEEIAAQIAICQGKSGHNMEYLLRLAQFMRRQCPEVEDTHLFSIEACTLALVPYLLGTEQSCDPPGRAVQL